Proteins encoded by one window of Corvus cornix cornix isolate S_Up_H32 chromosome 27, ASM73873v5, whole genome shotgun sequence:
- the PLXDC1 gene encoding LOW QUALITY PROTEIN: plexin domain-containing protein 1 (The sequence of the model RefSeq protein was modified relative to this genomic sequence to represent the inferred CDS: deleted 1 base in 1 codon), translated as MRWGGLLLLCLLRGALGAGRPPGSEGRRARDTSEGTRISQDLVGGSLAIDTLPANETRIVEDNHSYYVSRIYGPGDARRRGLWVDMAAANRSQVKIHGILSNTHRQASRIVLSFDFPFYGHLLRQVTIATGGFIFMGDVIHRMLTATQYIAPLMANFNPSYSRNSTVQYLDNGTVFVVQWDKVYLQGKEDMGSFTFQAALHSSGRIVFGYKEIPVPVLQISASQHPVKAGLSDAFMVLNPSPDVPESRRRTIYEYHRVELDTSRISSRSAVEFTPLPTCLQHQSCEMCVTSELTFNCSWCHVLQRCSSGFDRYREEWLSYGCGQPDEKTCEDLAEGGRYSAPPDSSASPQAQDGTSPTASLFIDSLTTEDDTKLNQFAGGEGVGSSSLPSQSSGAPMPTGTIVGIVVAVLLLAGIILAGIYISGHPTSTAALFFIERRPHRWPAMKFRNRSNHASYAEVEAANQEKEGFVEAEQC; from the exons ATGCGCTGGGGGggcctcctcctgctctgcctgctccgCGGGGCGCTGGGCGCAG GACGCCCCCCCGGGAGCGAGGGACGGAGGGCTCGGGACACGTCCGAGGGCACCCGCATCAGCCAGGACCTGGTGGGCGGCAGCCTGGCCATCGACACCCTGCCGGCCAACGAGACCCGCATCGTG gaggacaACCACAGCTACTACGTGTCGCGGATCTACGGCCCGGGGGACGCGCGGCGCCGGGGGCTCTGGGTGGACATGGCAGCGGCCAACAGGAGCCAAGTGAAGATCCACGGGATCCTCTCCAACACGCACCGGCAGGCCTCG AGGATCGTCCTCTCCTTTGACTTCCCCTTCTATGGCCACCTCCTGCGGCAGGTCACCATCGCGACGGGCG GTTTTATCTTCATGGGGGACGTCATCCACCGCATGCTCACGGCCACTCAATACATCGCCCCCCTCATGGCCAACTTCAACCCCAGCTACTCCCGCAACTCCACTGTCCAGTACCTGGACAATG GGACGGTGTTTGTGGTGCAGTGGGACAAGGTTTATCTCCAGGGCAAGGAGGACATGGGCAGCTTCACCTTCCAGGCCGCCCTGCACAGCAGCGGGAGGATCGTCTTCGGCTACAAGGAG ATCCCAGTGCCGGTCCTGCAGATCAGCGCCAGCCAGCACCCCGTGAAGGCCGGGCTCTCTGACGCCTTCATGGTCCTCAACCCTTCTCCCGATGTGCCTG AGTCGCGGCGCCGGACCATCTACGAGTACCACCGCGTGGAGCTGGACACCAGCAGGATCAGCAGCCGCTCCGCCGTGGAGTTCACCCCGCTGCCCA CCTGTCTCCAGCACCAGAGCTGTGAAATGTGTGTGACCTCGGAGCTGACCTTCAACTGTAGCTGGTGCCACGTCCTGCAGAG GTGCTCCAGTGGCTTCGACCGGTACCGGGAGGAGTGGTTGTCCTACGGCTGCGGCCAG CCGGATGAAAAGACCTGCGAGGATTTAGCGGAAGGCGGCCGCTACTCAGCACCCCCGGACAGCTCGGCGTCACCA CAGGCCCAGGACGGCACCTCCCCGACGGCCTCGCTCTTCATCGACAGCCTCACCACCGAGG acGACACGAAGCTCAACCAGTTTGCGGGAGGAGAGG gtgtgggaagcagcagcctccCTTCGCAGAGCTCCGGAGCCCCGATGCCCACGGGCACCATCGTGGGCATCGTCGTGGCCGTGCTGCTCCTGGCCGGGATCATCCTGGCTGGAATTTACATCAGCGGCCACCCCACGTCCACCGCCGCCCTCTTCTTCATCGAG CGGAGGCCGCACCGCTGGCCCGCCATGAAATTCCGGAACCGCTCCAACCACGCTTCGTACGCCGAGGTGGAAGCGGCCAACCAGGAAAAAGAGGGATTCGTGGAGGCCGAGCAGTGCTGA